The genomic stretch AAAAAAGATATATATATATATAAATTCAAATATGGAAACGTTACTCTAAAGGGGATTCTTTGTTTTTTCTTTTTTTTCCTTTCCTAGAGTCCGATTCCAATTCCTTCTTGTTTGTGTTGAAATAGAAATATTCTAAAAATATCAATAAAATAATCTTTTTTAAACCCTTCCTGAAAAATCCTATATCTTAGTTTCTATTTTTTCCAACTTAGAATCTTTCTGCCAGATAATCTTTTATTGTATATAATATGTAGTGAACAAAAAAAAAAGAATAAAATGGAATTTTTTGAAACATCGGAAGAAGTAGTCATTTATATGAAAAAAAAGTAGAATTCTTAAGAACTCAAGGGGGATCCACTTGCATTCGTCAAAGAAAGAGTGGATCCCTGTTCAGTTCTTATACTTTCATTTCAAAAACCAAAATAGAATACGATTACTAGAGAGATGAGCCCAATCCGGAATATGAACCATAAAAGAAAATACCAATTAAACCGATCACAGTAATACCAGTTACAGTACCTATTATCCAAAGAGGAATTCTTCCAGTAGTATCGGCCATTTATCCCACTTTCCTCCACATTTAATCACGTAGTCAGTCATGCTAAAGACATTAACAAACAGTCATAGATAATTATGAAATGATATCCTTCCGAATGGGATAAAAGAATTCTTAATATATATATATATATTATTTACTATTCCTATTTTTTCTTATTCCTATTTTTTCTATTAATTCTATCTATTAATTCTAATTAATTGAAGAAATAATTTGAAAATAAAACAGCAAGTACAAAAATAAGTAATAACCCCCAGTAGAGACTGGTACGATTCAATTCCACATTTTGTTCATTTGGGTTTGATTGTGTCATAGCTCTATAATTCAAATTAGGTTTATCGTTGGATGAACTGCATTGCTGATATTGATCCCAAAAAAGAAACAGTGGGTACCGCTAGTCCGTGAACAGCTAGCCATCGTACTGTAAAAATTGGATAGGTCCTATCTATAGTCATTGGAGCCTCCTAAAAAGATCTACTAAATTCATCAAGTTGTTCCAAAGGATCAAAACGGCCAGTTATTAATGGAATTCCTTGTCGGTTCTCTGTAAAATACTCGTTTGGGCGGGGACTTCCAAATACATCATAAGCTAGACCTGTACTGACAAATAACCAACCTGCAATGAATAGGGAGGGTATAGTAATGCTATGAATAATCCAGTATCGGATACTGGTAATAATATCAGCAAAAGAACGTTCTCCTGTGCTTCCAGACATCTTGAACTCCACATATTCTTGTACAGTCAAAAAGGGGGGGTCGAGTCCATAAAAGACAAGATCAGTAAGGCGAAATTTACTGAAATATAATCCTTGTTAGATCGTCCATTTTGTACCAACGGTGTCTTTTGAGTATACCGAATCAGTATAGCTATCCTTCTTCTAACAGAGCAATGAAATTTCACAATCAGTGTAAAAATTTAGTACTAGATTTTTTTCGTCTTTTTTCATTGATTGTCTCTATGTAGTCAAAAATTCGATAGAAAATTTTGCAAAGTTTGGGTATATAAAAATTTTTTTGATATTCAATTTTTATAGTAATAGTATAAAATGAAGGTTCTTAACTTTTCAGATTATTAGTTTTGGATTAGAAACTAAAGATCCATTCAAATCGGAATATGAGAAAAGGGTTTCTGATAATTCATAAAGTAGATTTTATATTTTAATAATTCAATTAGTGCCAAATCAAGAAATCTATTTTTTGTGGTTGTTGAAGATCTTTTTTTTCGATTTTCTTCTACATTAATTCAAAGTGAAATAAAATGAAATAACAAAGTTATTATTCTTTGTTTGAATATTCTTAATTTTTCTTTTCTTTTTCTAATAGAAAGATAATTCTATTGGATATCTATAGAATAATATTCAATATTTTCATTAGAGCAGGTTTACTTAATTCCTGAGTTGATTAAAAAGTCTGTTGATTTGAAATCACAAGATGGGTAGATGTAACAGATGAGGAATTTATTTATAAATTATGTTACTCTATTTCTTTTTATTCGTCTCTAATGATTTATTGATGAATCGCCAATTTTGAATTGTATCTTTGAAGTAGGATTTTTTATCTTCTTTTTTCTCTCAAAAATGGAAATTTAGGGAAGTGCTTTATAAACATATGTATAAAAAGAACGAAAATATTTCATTTAGTTTCTATATGCCCACTATCACTAGTTATTTCGGTTTTTTACTATCGGTTTTAATAATAACCTCGTCTCTATTTATTGGTCTTAGTAAAATACGACTTATTTGATTTTTAATTTTTAGAGGAATAGTCAATTTTGGTATAAGACATTCTAGAATTCCTTACTATGTCAATTTACAATTCTCGATCGTTGAGATTCATGATCAATACAGATTTATGTTTAAGGCTAGATATTACCTTTCTTTTTACTTTTCGAACAAATAAAAATGATTGAAGTTTTTCTATTTGGAATCGTGTTAGGTTTAATTCCTATTACTTTGGCTGGATTATTTGTAACTGCATATTTACAATACCGACGAGGTGATCAGTTGAATCTTTGATTAATAAATGTCTCTTTTTTTGTGATTCCCTATTTATTTAGTTTCATCCTAATCGACAAGGATAAAATTCAGACTTTCTTTTGAATGTTCAATTATTTCAGTGTAATTATCAGGCGAACAATACTAGAATCACGCTCTGTAGGATTTGAACCTACGACATCGGGTTTTGGAGACCCGCGTTCTGCCGAACTGAACTAAGAGCGCTTTTTTTTCATAAATTCTTTTCTACTATGATCCAAATCCATTTTGCATATAGATATTCAGTATGTATGTTCAATTGGAATTCGTCTTCAAAGGTTCCCGGTTTATTGCTCATCTCATAGAATATGGAATATCATAGAATACGGAATATCATAGAATAAGTAATAGTTAGGGATAGGGATGACAGGATTTGAACCCGTGACATTTTGTACCCAAAACAAACGCGCTACCAAGCTGCGCTACATCCCTTTTCCAGTTGTTTATAGTGTTATTGTAAAGAATCTTTGTCTTGTTTTCCACATTTTTCTCTGTTGATATATATCAACAGAGAAAAAAATAAAATACTTCAAAAATAAAAAGAAAGGAGGATTTGAAATGCGAGATCTAAAAACATATCTTTCCGTGGCACCAGTAGTAAGTACTTTATGGTTCGGGGCTTTGGCGGGTCTATTGATAGAGATCAATCGTTTTTTTCCAGATGCATTGATATTCCCCTTTTTTTCATTTTAGTTATTGACACGGGAAGGGGTGAAGAAGATTAAAAGTCCAATTATCTATTAAATATGTGTAATTAACCTACTCTTCTTTTTTCTTCTTTTTTTTTTAGGAAAGAGAAAGAAGAAAGATTAAATTGGCCTCATTCAAATTCGGAGTGAAACTCGGGATCTGGTCCAGGCTTCAATGGAATTGAATTAATAATTCAATTCCTATGAAAAATAAAGTGAAAGCAGAAATCCAATGGATAGGTTGGGGCAACAATATCATAAAAAAGACTTAAAAAAAAACTAAAATACTGGCAATTTGAAACGAAATATAGTTCCAGATCCATGTATTCTTTTTGTACTATCTTTTTTGTACTAGATTCAATTAAATTGGAACGAAATCTTTCATCATTTTTCGAATTCTTCTTTTTTATCTTAGTTGTTTTCATCTTTTTCTTAGATTCGAATCCGAAAAGAGTTATAAGTTAATTAAAAACCCAAAGGAGGGTCATGTCCAAGGGTAAAGATATCCGAGTAAGTGTTATTTTGGAAGGTACTGGTTGTGATAAAAAGAGTCTAAATAAGGAATCAAGCAGTATTTCTAGATAGATTACTAACAAGAATCAACACAATACACCTGCCTAGTTGATTGGAATTGATAAAATGATGTCGATGTCCCCGTCGTTATATAACAACATATGCTAAAGAACAATAAAAAAAAATACCAATCCTTTATTATAATTATATTTCTTGAAATCAATGTTATTTTTGGAATAGGAATAAATAAACTATGGAAAAATCTAAGCGACTCTTTATTAAATCCAAGCGAACTTTTCGTAGACGTTTGCCCCCGATTCAATCGGGGGACCGAATTGATTATAAAAACATGGGTTTAATTTGTCGATTTATTAGTGAACAAGGAAAAATATTATCTAGACGTGTAAATAGATTGACCTTAAAACAACAACGATTAATTACAATTGCTATAAAACAAGCTCGTATTTTATCTTCGTTACCTTTTCTTAATAACGAAAAACAATTTGAAAAAAGCGAGTCGACTGCTAAAATGAATACTTTAAGAAAAAAAAATAGAAATTAAAAATTCGAAATCCAATTTGAATTTAGATTCGAATTAAACATGGATTGATGTTTTGTTCAAAATTAGGATAATTCCATTTGATTTTTTTTTGTAATAAAAAAGATAATAGGTAACGAAGAATAATTTTTGAAGCATGGTTGTTTATTTTGATAGCTTTAGCATATGCTAAAGCTATCAAAATAAACAAATTTCAAGTCTATACCTTCCTGGAGTAAATAAGGGGTTTTAAGTTTTTATGATATTATCGGCAATCATAAAAAGACAATTCTCTTTTAATATAGCAATTTGTGCAACTATTTTACGATTAAGAAGCAATTGCTTCGTGTATAGACTATTAATTAAATTACTATAAATATAAGATACTTTTTGATTCTCGCGAATTACTGCATTTATTCGACTAATCCATAAACCACGAAAATCTCTTTTTTTCCTATCTCTATCACGATGAGCCGAAACCAAAGCTTTCAATTTCTGTTGAGTAATAGTTCGAGTAAGTCTTGAATGAGCTCCGCGAAAACTTGATATGAAGAAACGAATTTTTGTCCTCCGTTTGTGAGCTATATATCCTCGTTTAATTCTGGTCATTGAATAAATGATATTTTCAGGAATAACTTTTTAATTTTTCAGTTATTCTTTTTATCTTCCTAGTCTATTAATAACAAAAATGGATTCTTCCGATGTATAAAAAAAAATTCCAACGGCTCTTGCTACTCTAACCGCCCCAACCACGATTTTTTATATTAAAAATTGAACCTCAAAATCAGAAATTGTATTGATACTAGATATCAAATAAAATAAAAATAGTAAATGAAATAGGACACATATTTTTATAATTAATTGGTGGGTTCCTTCGTTTCTATGATTTTTTTTAGAAATGACCAGGTCCTCTCTATACACCGGAGCCTTTTTCTTTTCATTTTTGATTCATTTAATCAATGTTAGTGTTAACTTGTACAGTTCACACTCTGTGGCTCTACCCATGCAACAATATTGAGTAAGTAGGTTTTTTCACAACGAAATCTAATTATATAGTAACGGTATTTAATTATGAAAATTTGCTGGGTAGCTGACCCTCTTATTCTATTCTTAAAAAATCCATCAAAATTCATTCATTAAGGACATACTTTATTTTTAATTGCAATAGTATTTTCTCCGCTTAACGGGTAACTTTTTTTTGTTACCGATGGGAAAGTCCTTCTCATATGAAATTGCAAATTAGTATTATTGGTTTTGCACCAATCGGAACCATAAATTTGATACAAGATAGAAGAATGTAAAGAATTATATAATTATATATATAAGAATTCTATATTAAGTTAAGATAGTGTGAATGTAGTTTTTGCATTCACACTATCTTAACCGATTACTAATACTGAAAAATTTTTGAATTTTTTTTTTTCTTAGTATTTAAGCTGAACGAGTCGCACATACACCCTGGTACATGTTCCTCGGCGTTGAGGGCATCCCCGAAGAGCTGGGGATTTTGTGACGTTTCGGATTGGCTGTCTTGTGTTTCTAATAAGTTGTTTCATAGTTGGCATGGTAAGTCGTACTATATATATCTATATTTTTGTATAATGAGCAGGTTTAGATCTATCCTAACCGTGAATTACTTATATTCTATATTCCTTATAGCCTATATTATTTATAGTATATTAATAGATTAACTCTTAGAGATTTTATTTGAAAATGTAAAGTAAGAAGAGTAAAAAATTAAATTTCCAATCCTGTATTTAATTAGAATAACCTTTGCCACCAATTTTTTATTAAACTGCTACAAGATCTACAATTCCATGAGCTTGGGCTTCTGCTGCTGACATAAAAACATCCCTTTCCATGTCGTCCGATATAACCCATAAAGGTTTGCCCGTTCTTTGTACATAAACCCTTGTGATAGTTTCACGCATTTTCAGTAGCTCTTCTGCTTCCAGGACAAATTCTCCCGCTTGTGCCTCATAAAAAGAACTAGCAGGTTGGTGGATCATTACCCTGATTATATCACTTAAGTAGTATTTCCCTTATCTTGATAAATATTTTTAGAATTCTTTTTACTATATTGGTAGATTGCTAAAGATTGTCTTTATTCCCAAGATATATAAAGAAGACAACTAAGAAAAAGGCAAAAAGAATATTCAATAACCGTACAAGCAGTTTCTGTGTATTGATGCATACGGCTTTTGTACCTATGCAATTCATTTTTTCCTCTATGGATAGAGTATTTTCTTCGATGAATTTTGTTTCTACATTTCAAAATTTCTTTTTTTCTATCAAAGAAAAAAGAAGTACAAAATCTCCTAGGTCTTTTGGATCCGGATCCTTAAATAAGAAACAATAGAATAACCAACTTTCTTTTTTTTTTTTTAATCTATTTTTAAATACTACGATGGTTCCGTTGTTTTTTATATCATTTTGGTATT from Vigna angularis chloroplast DNA, complete sequence encodes the following:
- the psbE gene encoding photosystem II cytochrome b559 alpha subunit, coding for MSGSTGERSFADIITSIRYWIIHSITIPSLFIAGWLFVSTGLAYDVFGSPRPNEYFTENRQGIPLITGRFDPLEQLDEFSRSF
- the psaJ gene encoding photosystem I subunit IX, producing the protein MRDLKTYLSVAPVVSTLWFGALAGLLIEINRFFPDALIFPFFSF
- the psbJ gene encoding photosystem II protein J, which gives rise to MADTTGRIPLWIIGTVTGITVIGLIGIFFYGSYSGLGSSL
- the petL gene encoding cytochrome b6/f complex subunit VI → MPTITSYFGFLLSVLIITSSLFIGLSKIRLI
- the rps18 gene encoding ribosomal protein S18; amino-acid sequence: MEKSKRLFIKSKRTFRRRLPPIQSGDRIDYKNMGLICRFISEQGKILSRRVNRLTLKQQRLITIAIKQARILSSLPFLNNEKQFEKSESTAKMNTLRKKNRN
- the petG gene encoding cytochrome b6/f complex subunit V, with product MIEVFLFGIVLGLIPITLAGLFVTAYLQYRRGDQLNL
- the psbF gene encoding photosytem II cytochrome b559 beta subunit, translating into MTIDRTYPIFTVRWLAVHGLAVPTVSFLGSISAMQFIQR
- the psbL gene encoding photosystem II protein L — translated: MTQSNPNEQNVELNRTSLYWGLLLIFVLAVLFSNYFFN
- the rpl20 gene encoding ribosomal protein L20; the protein is MTRIKRGYIAHKRRTKIRFFISSFRGAHSRLTRTITQQKLKALVSAHRDRDRKKRDFRGLWISRINAVIRENQKVSYIYSNLINSLYTKQLLLNRKIVAQIAILKENCLFMIADNIIKT